Proteins encoded together in one Psychrobacter sanguinis window:
- a CDS encoding ABC transporter ATP-binding protein, with protein MTNTTPALQITNLSKVYGNGFTALKNVNLTVPQGEFFALLGPNGAGKSTMIGIISSLFKPTEGSIEIFGTDLLQNPSIAKQYLGIVPQEFNFNQFEKVEDILITQAGYFGISAKDSRPRAKKLLTALGLWDKRNNKARELSGGMKRRLMIARALIHKPRLLILDEPTAGVDIELRRSMWEFMQQINEEEKTTIILTTHYLEEAEQLCRYIAILDHGEIRINTEMKELLGQLSIETFILDLEKPTSGQVSITGVTSVLQPDDQTLEVTLSDGESLNEVFKQLTEQGVEVASMRNKANRLEELFMRLVDQGVQTKDSMKEAGL; from the coding sequence ATGACTAATACAACCCCTGCATTACAGATTACTAACCTCTCTAAAGTTTATGGCAATGGGTTTACCGCCTTGAAGAATGTAAACTTGACGGTGCCACAAGGAGAGTTTTTTGCTTTGCTAGGCCCTAACGGTGCTGGTAAATCAACGATGATTGGCATTATTAGCTCCTTGTTTAAACCTACTGAGGGTAGTATCGAGATATTTGGAACTGATTTGTTACAGAACCCATCTATTGCCAAACAATATTTAGGCATCGTTCCTCAAGAGTTTAACTTTAACCAGTTTGAAAAGGTTGAAGATATTCTGATTACTCAAGCAGGCTATTTTGGTATTTCTGCCAAAGATTCGAGACCAAGAGCTAAGAAGTTACTGACGGCTCTTGGACTTTGGGACAAACGAAACAACAAAGCTCGTGAATTATCAGGTGGTATGAAACGTCGATTAATGATTGCTCGGGCTTTGATTCACAAGCCAAGATTGCTAATTTTGGATGAACCCACAGCTGGGGTTGATATCGAGCTGCGCCGCTCAATGTGGGAGTTTATGCAGCAGATTAATGAAGAAGAAAAGACCACTATTATTCTGACTACCCATTATTTAGAAGAAGCGGAACAGTTGTGTCGATATATCGCTATTTTAGACCATGGCGAAATTCGCATTAATACTGAAATGAAAGAGCTGTTGGGTCAATTATCTATTGAAACGTTTATTTTGGACTTAGAAAAGCCCACTTCAGGTCAAGTGTCTATTACTGGTGTCACTTCTGTCTTGCAGCCTGATGATCAAACTTTGGAAGTTACTCTATCTGACGGTGAATCGTTAAATGAGGTGTTTAAACAATTAACTGAGCAAGGCGTTGAGGTAGCAAGTATGCGTAATAAGGCTAACCGTTTGGAAGAGCTATTTATGCGTCTGGTTGATCAAGGCGTACAAACCAAAGATAGCATGAAGGAGGCAGGACTATGA
- a CDS encoding cold-shock protein, with protein MSERVQGTVKWFNEAKGFGFIAQDDGGQDVFAHYSAIQGSGFKTLAEGQKVTFVLGQGQKGPQAEQIESAE; from the coding sequence ATGTCAGAACGTGTACAAGGTACTGTTAAGTGGTTCAACGAAGCTAAAGGTTTTGGTTTCATCGCACAAGACGATGGCGGTCAAGACGTATTTGCTCATTACAGTGCTATTCAAGGCAGCGGTTTCAAAACCCTAGCCGAAGGTCAAAAAGTTACTTTCGTATTAGGCCAAGGCCAAAAAGGTCCACAAGCTGAACAAATCGAATCAGCTGAATAA
- a CDS encoding c-type cytochrome: MKKIVMLSAAAIFGLSGISLSQAEDAAAPAAQTTEAATATTDAKAETTDAAAGEKATDAAAADATATDGAATDAAAADGEATAAAPAAPVEEEPIPEDTPQVKKLIALYPKLIERIQPYGKVCFDGDDNCDITLTASSAGNAGEPRDGKAVYEAICQTCHGSGVLGAPKFGDAGSWAPHVAKGKATLYDHAMNGFNAMPARGGADIPDEEVKNAVDYMVEQSS, translated from the coding sequence ATGAAAAAAATCGTGATGTTATCCGCTGCCGCCATCTTTGGTCTATCAGGTATTTCTTTAAGCCAAGCTGAAGACGCTGCTGCTCCAGCTGCGCAAACCACTGAAGCGGCTACTGCGACTACTGATGCTAAAGCAGAAACCACCGATGCAGCAGCAGGTGAAAAAGCTACTGATGCAGCTGCTGCTGATGCGACAGCTACCGATGGTGCGGCTACTGATGCAGCTGCTGCCGATGGAGAAGCTACTGCTGCTGCACCTGCAGCGCCAGTAGAAGAAGAGCCAATTCCTGAAGATACCCCTCAAGTTAAAAAACTTATTGCTTTATATCCAAAGCTGATTGAACGTATCCAACCTTACGGTAAAGTATGTTTTGACGGTGATGACAACTGTGATATTACCTTAACGGCTTCAAGTGCCGGTAATGCAGGTGAGCCACGTGACGGTAAAGCAGTTTATGAAGCTATTTGTCAGACTTGTCATGGTAGTGGTGTTTTGGGTGCGCCTAAATTTGGGGATGCTGGCTCATGGGCACCTCACGTTGCTAAAGGTAAAGCCACACTATATGATCACGCTATGAATGGTTTCAATGCTATGCCAGCTCGTGGTGGTGCAGATATTCCTGACGAAGAAGTTAAGAATGCTGTTGATTACATGGTTGAACAATCAAGCTAA
- the queF gene encoding NADPH-dependent 7-cyano-7-deazaguanine reductase QueF (Catalyzes the NADPH-dependent reduction of 7-cyano-7-deazaguanine (preQ0) to 7-aminomethyl-7-deazaguanine (preQ1) in queuosine biosynthesis), with amino-acid sequence MSIHGVLGESTSYPKTYQPDTLYAIPRSMGRNEINWQQDKLAVGVDWWHAFEVSWLNNQGISQMAIARFSIPASSPNIVESKSLKLYLNSLNFTEFDNWEAVQQTIAKDLSACVGAEVGVALFELDAISSGSESDTGFLIAHPQGKCIDNALDGLAHKVSLVEHPDASLLSSTDLLSTDHEDTASGTEKLGTEKLSTEKEYQLYSNLLRSNCPVTNQPDWGTLSIEISTSHVIDEAKLLSYILSFRQHNGFHEQCVEQIFADLSQRYLPSKLMVRAWYTRRGGIDINPCRVSDISLMPKPSRLVRQ; translated from the coding sequence ATGAGTATTCATGGCGTATTGGGAGAGAGTACCAGTTATCCCAAAACTTATCAGCCAGATACCCTTTATGCTATCCCACGCTCAATGGGACGTAATGAAATTAATTGGCAACAAGATAAGTTAGCAGTCGGGGTAGACTGGTGGCATGCGTTTGAAGTGTCTTGGCTTAATAATCAAGGTATTTCGCAAATGGCCATTGCTCGATTCTCTATACCTGCAAGCTCACCTAATATCGTTGAATCTAAGTCACTCAAGCTTTATTTGAATAGTCTAAACTTTACTGAGTTTGATAATTGGGAAGCGGTGCAACAAACCATTGCCAAAGATTTATCAGCTTGTGTAGGGGCGGAAGTCGGGGTGGCATTGTTTGAGCTTGATGCCATTAGTTCAGGCAGTGAGTCTGATACTGGGTTTTTGATTGCCCACCCACAAGGCAAGTGTATAGACAATGCCTTAGACGGCTTGGCGCATAAGGTTAGCTTAGTTGAGCACCCCGACGCTAGCTTACTATCGTCAACTGATTTATTGTCGACTGATCATGAAGATACTGCATCAGGCACTGAGAAACTAGGTACTGAGAAACTAAGTACTGAAAAAGAGTATCAACTGTATTCAAATTTACTGCGTAGTAATTGCCCAGTGACCAATCAACCCGATTGGGGGACTTTGTCGATAGAAATAAGCACGTCGCATGTTATCGATGAGGCCAAGCTACTGAGCTATATTTTAAGTTTCCGTCAACACAATGGTTTTCATGAGCAATGTGTAGAGCAGATTTTTGCTGACTTAAGCCAAAGATACTTGCCGTCAAAGCTGATGGTACGAGCGTGGTACACCCGCCGCGGTGGTATCGATATTAATCCTTGCCGAGTTAGTGATATCAGTTTAATGCCCAAACCAAGCCGCTTGGTACGTCAGTAA
- a CDS encoding electron transfer flavoprotein subunit alpha/FixB family protein encodes MAILVYAEHDNAELKKATLSTVTAASQMGSDIHVLVAGSGCKPVAEQAAKVAGVSKVICVDSPAYEYQLAENVSLLVKDLAGDYSHIVAPATTNGKNFMPRVAALLDVSMITDIMQVIDANTFERPIYAGNALATVKTSEDKVLVTVRTTAFDAAAAEGGSAEIQELDNSQDAAKSSFVSEELAKSDRPELTSAEIVVSGGRALANGENFTKYIEPLADKLGAAIGASRAAVDAGYVPNDMQVGQTGKIVAPNLYIAAGISGAIQHLAGMKDSKVIVAINNDPEAPIASVADYFLEGDLFTVLPELTSKL; translated from the coding sequence ATGGCAATTTTAGTATATGCAGAACATGATAACGCCGAGCTAAAAAAAGCAACGCTAAGCACAGTAACTGCTGCTTCTCAAATGGGCAGTGACATCCATGTATTGGTTGCAGGTTCTGGTTGTAAGCCAGTGGCTGAACAAGCGGCTAAAGTAGCAGGCGTAAGCAAAGTAATTTGTGTCGATAGCCCAGCTTATGAATATCAATTGGCTGAAAATGTTTCTTTATTAGTTAAAGATCTTGCTGGCGATTACAGCCATATCGTTGCACCAGCGACGACTAACGGTAAAAACTTCATGCCACGTGTGGCAGCTCTTTTAGACGTTAGCATGATTACTGATATTATGCAGGTAATCGACGCCAATACTTTCGAGCGTCCTATCTATGCAGGTAACGCTTTAGCGACCGTTAAAACTTCTGAAGATAAAGTACTAGTTACAGTTCGTACTACTGCATTTGATGCGGCGGCTGCTGAAGGCGGTTCTGCTGAAATCCAAGAGTTAGACAACTCACAAGATGCTGCTAAATCAAGCTTTGTTAGCGAAGAATTAGCGAAGTCTGATCGTCCAGAGCTAACTTCTGCTGAAATCGTAGTTTCAGGTGGTCGTGCTTTAGCCAATGGTGAAAACTTCACAAAATATATCGAGCCACTAGCAGACAAACTAGGCGCGGCAATCGGTGCATCACGTGCCGCTGTTGACGCCGGTTATGTACCTAATGATATGCAAGTAGGTCAAACAGGTAAAATCGTTGCACCAAACTTATATATCGCTGCCGGTATCTCAGGTGCTATTCAGCATTTAGCAGGTATGAAAGATTCTAAAGTTATCGTTGCTATCAACAACGATCCAGAAGCGCCAATTGCTAGCGTTGCTGACTACTTCCTAGAAGGCGATTTATTTACCGTACTTCCTGAGTTAACCAGCAAGCTGTAA
- a CDS encoding ABC transporter permease, with protein sequence MSSINKQTPVKGHSNDGLTFAQKWIAFRTILVKEIRRILRIWPQTLLPPVITMSLYFVIFGKMIGSRVGEMGGVPYMQFIVPGLIMMSVITNSYSNVVSSFFSAKFTSSIEELLVSPVSKHSILIGYIGGGVFRGLMIAVIVSIVAQFFTELGIEHFFVMLFTVLGTSILFSLGGFINAVYARSFDDISIIPSFVLTPLTYLGGVFYSLENLSPFWQNISLLNPIVYMVNSFRYGILGYSDVNVWYSMGAIFFFCVIFYVIAYRLLQNGSRLRL encoded by the coding sequence ATGAGCAGCATTAATAAACAAACACCCGTTAAAGGTCACAGCAATGACGGCTTAACGTTTGCTCAAAAGTGGATTGCTTTCCGGACTATCTTAGTCAAAGAAATACGCCGTATTTTGCGTATCTGGCCACAAACATTGTTGCCACCCGTTATCACTATGAGCTTGTATTTCGTCATCTTCGGTAAAATGATTGGTTCACGTGTCGGCGAAATGGGCGGGGTACCGTATATGCAGTTCATTGTGCCTGGCCTTATCATGATGTCGGTGATTACCAATAGTTATTCTAACGTGGTCTCAAGCTTCTTTAGTGCTAAGTTTACCTCCAGCATTGAAGAGCTTTTGGTATCACCTGTGTCTAAGCACTCGATATTGATTGGTTATATCGGCGGCGGAGTATTCCGTGGTCTAATGATTGCTGTGATTGTATCGATAGTGGCTCAGTTCTTTACCGAACTTGGTATTGAGCATTTCTTCGTGATGTTATTTACCGTCTTAGGCACCTCGATACTGTTTTCATTAGGGGGTTTCATTAACGCGGTATATGCCCGTTCATTTGATGATATCTCTATCATTCCAAGCTTTGTATTAACACCTCTAACGTATTTGGGTGGGGTGTTTTATTCTTTAGAAAACTTATCACCTTTTTGGCAAAATATCTCTTTGCTCAACCCAATTGTGTATATGGTTAACTCTTTCCGCTACGGCATTTTGGGGTATTCTGACGTTAATGTATGGTATTCAATGGGGGCTATTTTCTTCTTCTGTGTTATTTTCTATGTCATTGCTTATCGTTTATTACAAAATGGCTCACGTCTAAGACTGTAG
- a CDS encoding acetolactate synthase 3 large subunit — MLSGGEMLIQSLIDEGVEYIFGYPGGAVLHIYDAIFKQDAIEHILVRHEQAAGHMADAYSRRTGKTGVVLATSGPGATNTVTAIATAFMDSIPMVVISGQVPKYLIGDDAFQETDMVGVSRPIVKHSFQVREASEIPDIIKKAFYIAQSGRPGPVVIDIPKDTTAPHEKFEYNYPESVNLRSYQPSVKGHSGQIKKAVETLLSAKRPILYSGGGVILGNAHKELTQLAHQLNLPVTNTLMGLGAFPGSDRQFLGMLGMHGTYEANMTMHHADVILAVGARFDDRVTNNVQKFCPNATIIHIDIDPASISKTINADIPIVGDVKSVLTDMLELLQGDDKQLDQPALLDWWSQINEWRKRHGLRYDTSTEQGMKPQAVVEKLYEVTNGNAIITSDVGQHQMFAALYYKYNEPRQWLNSGGLGTMGVGLPYAMAAKLVEPERDVVCITGEGSIQMNIQELSTCFQYGLPVKILCLNNAQLGMVKQWQDMLYEGRHASSYMESLPDFVKLAESYGHVGIKITDPEKLEEQLAEAMAMKDKLVFIDVYVDRNEHVYPMQVAGQSMRDMWLSKGERT, encoded by the coding sequence ATGCTCTCTGGTGGTGAGATGCTTATTCAGTCCTTAATTGATGAGGGCGTCGAATACATTTTTGGTTACCCAGGTGGCGCGGTATTGCACATTTATGATGCAATCTTTAAACAAGACGCCATTGAGCATATTTTAGTACGTCATGAACAAGCGGCTGGTCATATGGCAGATGCTTACTCGCGTAGAACGGGTAAAACTGGTGTGGTATTGGCCACTTCAGGTCCAGGCGCAACCAACACCGTTACCGCTATTGCGACTGCTTTTATGGATTCAATTCCAATGGTGGTTATCTCAGGTCAGGTGCCTAAGTATCTTATCGGTGATGACGCATTCCAAGAGACTGACATGGTAGGCGTATCACGTCCTATCGTTAAGCACAGTTTCCAGGTGCGTGAGGCTAGCGAAATTCCCGACATTATCAAAAAAGCTTTCTATATCGCTCAGTCAGGTCGTCCTGGTCCTGTAGTTATTGATATCCCGAAAGACACCACGGCGCCACATGAGAAGTTTGAATATAATTACCCAGAGTCGGTGAATCTACGTTCATATCAGCCGTCAGTAAAAGGTCACAGTGGTCAGATTAAAAAAGCGGTTGAGACTTTATTATCGGCCAAACGTCCTATCCTATATTCAGGGGGCGGCGTTATCTTGGGCAATGCACATAAAGAATTAACCCAATTGGCACATCAGTTGAACCTGCCCGTAACCAATACTTTAATGGGCTTAGGGGCTTTCCCAGGTTCTGATCGTCAGTTCCTTGGTATGCTAGGCATGCACGGTACTTATGAAGCAAATATGACCATGCACCATGCGGATGTTATTTTGGCGGTAGGGGCACGCTTTGATGACCGTGTGACCAACAATGTTCAGAAATTCTGTCCAAATGCGACCATTATCCATATTGATATTGATCCTGCATCAATTTCAAAAACCATCAATGCCGATATTCCAATCGTTGGCGATGTGAAGTCTGTATTAACTGACATGCTTGAGCTGTTGCAAGGCGATGATAAACAATTAGATCAGCCTGCGTTGTTGGACTGGTGGTCACAAATTAATGAATGGCGTAAGCGTCATGGTCTACGTTATGACACCAGCACTGAGCAGGGCATGAAGCCACAAGCCGTTGTTGAGAAACTCTATGAAGTAACCAATGGTAACGCCATTATTACCAGTGACGTGGGTCAGCACCAAATGTTTGCTGCGCTTTATTACAAATACAATGAGCCGCGCCAGTGGTTGAACTCAGGTGGCTTAGGTACCATGGGTGTGGGTCTGCCTTATGCCATGGCGGCTAAATTAGTAGAGCCTGAGCGTGATGTGGTCTGTATCACTGGTGAAGGCTCGATTCAAATGAATATTCAAGAGCTGTCTACTTGTTTCCAGTATGGTCTGCCCGTTAAGATTTTATGCTTAAACAATGCCCAATTAGGTATGGTTAAGCAGTGGCAAGACATGCTGTATGAAGGTCGTCATGCCTCTTCTTATATGGAATCATTACCAGACTTTGTGAAGCTTGCGGAAAGCTACGGTCATGTGGGCATCAAGATTACCGATCCAGAGAAGCTTGAAGAACAACTGGCAGAAGCGATGGCAATGAAGGACAAACTTGTATTTATTGATGTGTACGTTGATCGTAATGAGCACGTTTATCCAATGCAGGTTGCGGGGCAGTCTATGCGTGATATGTGGTTATCTAAGGGGGAGCGTACCTAA
- the ilvC gene encoding ketol-acid reductoisomerase, with amino-acid sequence MNVYYDKDCDLSIIQGKKVAIIGYGSQGHAHALNLQDSGVDVTVGLRANSGSWKKAENAGLKVAEVADAVQAAEVVMILTPDEFQKSLYEDVIEPNIKEGATLAFAHGFAIHYNQVVPRKDLDVIMVAPKAPGHTVRSEFTKGGGIPDLIAIYQDASGQAKQVALSYAAGVGGGRSGIIETTFKDETETDLFGEQAVLCGGAVELVKMGFETLTEAGYAPEMAYFECLHELKLIVDLMYEGGIADMNYSISNNAEYGEYVTGPEVINEQSREAMRNALKRIQSGEYAKMFISEGATNYPSMTARRRNNAEHEIEKTGAKLRAMMPWIGGNKIIDKEKN; translated from the coding sequence ATGAATGTTTATTACGATAAAGATTGTGACTTATCTATCATCCAGGGCAAAAAAGTAGCTATTATTGGTTATGGTTCGCAAGGTCATGCCCATGCGCTTAACCTTCAAGACTCAGGTGTTGATGTGACTGTAGGTCTACGTGCTAACTCAGGCTCTTGGAAAAAAGCTGAGAATGCAGGCCTTAAAGTTGCTGAAGTTGCAGATGCGGTACAAGCAGCTGAAGTGGTTATGATTCTAACCCCAGATGAGTTCCAAAAATCTTTATACGAAGACGTTATTGAGCCAAACATTAAGGAAGGCGCAACGCTAGCATTTGCTCATGGCTTTGCTATCCATTATAACCAAGTTGTGCCACGTAAAGATCTAGACGTTATTATGGTTGCACCAAAAGCACCAGGTCACACAGTACGTTCTGAGTTCACTAAAGGTGGCGGTATTCCAGATCTAATCGCAATTTATCAAGATGCGTCAGGTCAAGCCAAACAAGTGGCTTTATCTTATGCTGCTGGTGTAGGTGGTGGTCGTTCAGGTATCATCGAAACTACGTTCAAAGATGAAACTGAAACTGACTTATTCGGTGAGCAAGCTGTACTTTGTGGTGGCGCAGTAGAGTTGGTTAAAATGGGCTTTGAAACCCTAACTGAAGCAGGTTATGCGCCAGAAATGGCTTACTTTGAGTGCTTACATGAGTTAAAACTTATCGTAGACTTAATGTATGAAGGCGGTATTGCTGATATGAACTATTCAATCAGTAACAACGCTGAGTATGGCGAGTATGTGACTGGTCCTGAAGTTATTAATGAACAGTCTCGTGAAGCCATGCGCAATGCTCTAAAACGCATTCAGTCTGGTGAATACGCTAAGATGTTCATCTCTGAAGGTGCCACAAACTATCCTTCAATGACTGCTCGTCGTCGTAACAACGCAGAGCATGAAATTGAAAAAACAGGCGCTAAGCTACGTGCGATGATGCCTTGGATTGGTGGTAACAAAATCATCGATAAAGAAAAGAACTAA
- the rimI gene encoding ribosomal protein S18-alanine N-acetyltransferase, with the protein MPHSHLTNLCPISITNADPHLLQQVADIERKVQLDSWNQQQIDALLQQDINQCWGIVQADQPQQQDKQLVAYCLISTVFEVAEVLRIGTHPDFQRRGLAASLLQALIQDMPHKQLDRILLEVRADNTKAIALYRKMGFEVIHTRKGYYAIPAEDSSIERRCDALIMQYERQA; encoded by the coding sequence ATGCCCCATTCTCATCTTACCAATCTATGTCCCATATCTATCACAAACGCTGACCCTCATTTGCTTCAACAAGTGGCTGATATTGAGCGAAAGGTGCAGTTAGATAGTTGGAACCAACAGCAGATTGACGCTCTTTTACAGCAAGATATTAATCAGTGTTGGGGGATAGTACAGGCAGACCAACCCCAGCAACAAGATAAGCAACTGGTCGCTTATTGTCTTATAAGCACTGTATTTGAAGTGGCTGAAGTATTACGCATTGGTACGCATCCTGACTTTCAGCGTCGAGGCTTGGCTGCCAGTTTGCTACAGGCATTAATTCAGGATATGCCACATAAGCAATTAGATAGAATTTTATTAGAAGTTAGAGCAGATAACACCAAAGCGATTGCGTTGTATCGGAAAATGGGCTTTGAGGTCATTCATACCCGTAAAGGGTATTACGCCATCCCTGCTGAAGACAGCAGCATAGAACGACGATGTGATGCGTTAATCATGCAGTATGAAAGGCAGGCCTAA
- a CDS encoding electron transfer flavoprotein subunit beta/FixA family protein, producing the protein MKALVAVKRVIDYNVKVRVKADNSGVDLSNTKMSINPFCEIAVEEAVRLKEAGVVDEVIVASIGPKESQEQIRAALALGADRGILVQTDDKAYPLQVAKILKGIAEQEGTDIILLGKQAIDDDNNQTGQMLAALMGIGQGTFASEVKVEGDKVNVTREIDGGLQTVALPLPAVITTDLRLNEPRYAKLPNIMKAKKKPLDEKTPADFGVDMASKQEVVKVTPPPERSAGIKVSSVDELIDKLRNEAKVI; encoded by the coding sequence ATGAAAGCATTAGTCGCTGTTAAGCGTGTGATTGACTATAACGTAAAAGTTCGCGTTAAAGCTGATAATTCTGGCGTTGATCTTAGTAACACAAAAATGTCTATCAACCCATTTTGTGAAATCGCTGTTGAAGAAGCAGTACGTCTGAAAGAAGCAGGCGTGGTTGATGAGGTAATTGTTGCTTCTATCGGCCCTAAAGAATCTCAAGAACAAATTCGTGCTGCTCTAGCGCTAGGTGCTGACCGTGGTATTTTGGTTCAGACTGATGACAAAGCATACCCTCTACAAGTTGCAAAAATCCTTAAAGGTATCGCTGAGCAAGAAGGCACAGACATTATCCTACTTGGTAAACAAGCAATTGATGACGACAACAACCAGACTGGCCAGATGCTTGCTGCATTAATGGGTATCGGTCAAGGTACTTTCGCATCAGAAGTTAAAGTTGAAGGCGATAAAGTAAATGTAACGCGTGAAATCGACGGCGGCTTACAGACAGTAGCGTTACCATTACCTGCAGTAATCACTACTGATTTACGTCTAAACGAACCACGTTACGCAAAACTTCCAAACATCATGAAAGCTAAGAAGAAGCCGCTTGATGAGAAAACACCAGCAGATTTCGGTGTAGACATGGCTTCTAAGCAAGAAGTTGTGAAAGTAACTCCACCACCTGAGCGTTCTGCAGGTATTAAAGTTAGTTCAGTGGATGAGCTAATTGACAAACTAAGAAATGAAGCCAAAGTTATTTAA
- the ilvN gene encoding acetolactate synthase small subunit → MQHLISVLMENEAGSLSRLVGLFSQRGYNIETLNVAPTEDETISRLTLTTNASADKIEQITKHLHKLIEVVKVIDLTDNAHVERELMLIKVRATGSARAEVKRSADIFRAQIVDVTSSIYTLQIVGDEAKLDGFIEVIGRDRILEVVRSGVIGILRGERTLSL, encoded by the coding sequence ATGCAACATTTAATCTCTGTACTAATGGAAAACGAAGCTGGGTCGCTGTCACGTCTGGTAGGACTATTTTCACAACGCGGTTATAACATTGAAACGCTAAACGTAGCCCCTACTGAAGATGAAACCATTTCACGCTTAACCCTGACCACCAATGCCAGCGCTGATAAAATCGAGCAGATCACTAAGCATTTGCACAAGCTAATTGAAGTGGTTAAAGTAATTGACTTAACAGACAATGCTCACGTAGAGCGTGAACTTATGCTGATCAAAGTTCGAGCGACTGGCAGTGCTCGTGCTGAAGTAAAACGCAGTGCTGATATTTTCCGAGCCCAAATCGTCGATGTGACCTCAAGCATTTATACCTTACAAATTGTGGGTGACGAAGCTAAGCTTGACGGCTTTATCGAAGTGATTGGTCGTGACCGTATTCTAGAAGTGGTACGTTCAGGGGTTATCGGTATTTTACGCGGTGAGCGCACCTTGAGCCTTTAG
- a CDS encoding arginyltransferase has translation MHLYADNMVHLDNFEVENSFNLSPPSLCSYIPEQVSQLTFMLLDTNQSIDTELYTQLCAQGFRRSGTAFYRPNCSHCLQCISSRVVVNKFVPSRRYRKVVNRNSGVTTKFIAASEAGQEHYALYQKYISARHAEGDMYPPSLHTFEQFLVDSPADTMFMEVREANNKLIAVAVTDKLSDGLSSIYTFFDPDPSYNSRSLGVFCILSQIETAKQLGLEYAYLGFWIPTVKKMSYKTDYTPIELLINNRWTYFEQTPDSDEVLRLLQTSTVQFIL, from the coding sequence ATGCATCTTTATGCAGACAATATGGTACACCTCGATAATTTTGAAGTTGAAAATAGCTTTAATCTCTCTCCTCCCAGTCTATGTAGCTATATCCCAGAACAGGTATCGCAGCTGACCTTTATGCTGTTAGACACCAACCAAAGTATTGATACTGAGCTATATACTCAGCTATGTGCCCAAGGCTTCAGACGTAGTGGTACGGCTTTCTATCGACCCAATTGCTCACATTGTTTACAGTGCATCTCGAGTCGTGTGGTGGTAAATAAGTTTGTGCCCTCAAGACGCTATCGCAAAGTAGTTAATCGTAATAGCGGGGTGACGACCAAATTTATAGCAGCATCTGAGGCCGGCCAAGAGCATTATGCTTTGTATCAAAAGTACATCTCTGCACGACATGCTGAAGGCGATATGTATCCCCCTAGTCTGCATACTTTCGAGCAATTTTTAGTGGACAGTCCAGCAGATACGATGTTTATGGAAGTGAGAGAAGCCAATAATAAGCTGATTGCGGTGGCAGTGACTGATAAGCTAAGCGATGGCTTATCAAGCATTTATACCTTTTTCGACCCAGACCCAAGCTATAATTCACGCAGCTTAGGTGTTTTTTGTATATTAAGCCAAATTGAAACTGCCAAACAGTTGGGATTAGAGTATGCCTACTTAGGCTTCTGGATTCCTACGGTGAAAAAGATGAGTTATAAGACCGACTACACTCCGATTGAGTTATTAATCAATAATCGCTGGACCTACTTTGAGCAGACGCCAGACAGCGACGAGGTATTGAGACTACTACAGACCTCCACTGTACAGTTTATCTTGTAG